The region TTCCAGCGCGGCCGCGTGCACACCCGGTGCGGCGGCGAGGTAGCTCCCGTCGGCCAGGTCCCACGGCTTGCCGTCGATGTCGGTCACGATGCCTCCGGCCTCCTGGACCAGCAGCACACCTGCCGCGTGGGACCGGACGTTGTCGAACTGCCAGTGCAGGTCCATCCGGCCCGCGGCGACCTGGGCGAGCTGATGGGTCACCGGTACGGATATCCGCACATGGAGGGCGGAGTTCGTCATCGCGGCGAAGGCGGAGCCCATCCGCTCGGCGAGCTCGGGGTCGTGACCCGGCTGGGCCTGGCCGGTCCCGGCCAGTGCGCCGTCCAGCGACGTCTTGGCCGAGACCCGCAGCCGTACGCCGTTGAGGAACGCCCCGCCACCCTCGGTCGCGGTGAACATCTCGTCGAGGACCGGGAAGTAGAGCACCGCCAGCACCGGGCGGCCGTCGCGGACGAGGCTCACGCCGATGTTCCAGTCGGGCATGCCGTGCACGGCGTTGACATTGCCGCCGACCGGGTCGATGAGCCACCAGTCACCCGTGGCCAACGGTCCTGATCCGTGTTCGTCGTTGAGCCAGCCCGCGCTCGGCAGGGCCTCGGTCAGCGCTGGGCGCAACGTGCCGACAACGGCCGCGTCATTGGCCCGGAGGTTCGCGAGCAGTTCGGGAAGTGCCGAAGGACGGGACTCGGTGGAATAGCGCGTCATCATCAGGGCGCCGGCCCGGCGGACGGCGGCGACGGTGGCGGCAAGCAGTTCCTGGCTCATGGGATGCTCCTGGAGTTGATCGAAGTGGATCTGCGACGTGTAAGGATTTACCTGTATGCAATTGGACTTGAATCTGCTGACCGTGCTGGACGCCCTGCTCGAAGAGGGCAGCGTGATGGGCGCGGCCGAGCGGCTGCACCTGTCCTCGCCCGCGGTCAGCCGCACCCTCGGCCGACTCCGCGCGGTCACCGGGGACGACATCCTGGTGCGCACCGGCCACTCGATGACTCCCACCCCGTACGCGGTGTCGGTGCGGGAGGACGTGCACCGGCTGGTCAGGCAGGCGCGTGAGGTGCTCTCGCCGATCCGTGAGCTGAACCTGGCCGAGCTGGATCGCACCTTCACGATCCAGTGTCACGACGCGGTGGCCGCGTCGCTGGTACCGGTACTGGTCGGGAGGATCCAGCAGCTGGCTCCCGGGGTGCAGTTGCGGGTGCTGGCGGAGAACACCGTCGACACCGACGACCTGCGACACGGTCGCGTCGATCTGGAACTCGGTGGCGGCAGGCCCGGTCTGCCCGAGTTCCGGTCCGAGCCGCTCGGCGACGACCGGCTGGTCGTGGCGATGCGGGCGGACCACCCCTGTGCCGCCGGACTCGACCTGGCCTCCTACGCGGCGCAGCCGCATGTGGTGATCTCCCGGCGTGGCCGCCTCACCGCGCCGATCGATGACGCGCTGGCCGCCGAAGGTCTGCGGCGCCGGGTGGTGGCGGCGGTGGCGACGGTGTCAGGCGCCCTGCAGATCGCCGCCCGTGGCGACGCCCTGGTCACCTGCACGGCGATCTTCAGCCGCCCGCTCATCACGGCGTTCGGGCTTCTCACCCGGCCGCTGCCGATCGAGTCTCCGGCGGCGACGATCAACTGCAACTGGCACCAGCGCTACGATTCCGACCCCGCGCACGCCTGGCTCCGTGAGCAGGTCCGGGCGTCGCTCGAGGAGATCACCGCCTGCTGACCACTGCGTCTACTCCGCCAACGGCAGGGCCACCGCACCGGGAAAACCAGGCGTCTCGGCTTCGTCGAGCATCGCCGCGGCGACGGTTTCCCGGCTGACTTTCGCACCGAGGTCGAAGGGCGGCGCGGCCTCCAGGCCGACCGTGCGACGAGAGGGGCTTTCCGGCCCGTCGGCGAGCATCCCGGCGTGAAAGACGGTACCCCCGGCCGCGAGAACGGTGTCGTCCGCCTCGACCTTGTCCGCGAGCCGGTCGCCCAGCACCTTGGCGAGCATGCCCGCGCCCTCCCCCGCCACTTCGGCCGACCTGCCCGTGCCGTAGGCACCGAGCCAGATGACGCGCCGTGGGCCCGCGGCGACGACGGCCCGGGCGCCGGTCAGGAGAATCCCCGCCCGGTCCGTACCGAGCGCGGAGAGGACCACGGAATCCCCGTCCACCGCAGCGGCGATACTGGCCGCGTCGTTCACGTCGCCCGCCACTTTGCGCAGGTGCGGGGAGTCGGGCAGGGCGATTCGGTCGGGATCACGTGCGATGGCGGTCACGGTGTGACCACGTCGCAGCGCCTGTCGGGTGAGGGCGATTCCGGTCTGACCGGAGGCCGCGAGGACGGTGAGGTTCATGCCGAGAACGCTAGAGAGCAACTCACTTAACATCAAGTGCAAGTAACTGACTTGGTTAATTACCCAAACGCAATCGACGCCGCCGAACATATCGCGCAAGCTCCACCGTGCCGGTCACCGCGAACGCGAGCCCGACGCCGACGGCGACAGCCAGGAGCGTGTTCTCCTGGAAGAAGACGCCACCGAGATATCCCGACAGTGCGGTATAGGCACTCCATGTGGCGGTGGAAATGGCAACGTACAGCATGAATTTTCGCAACGGGTACCTCACCACCCCCGCGGTCCCGGTGGCGAGATAGCGTCCGACGGGAATGAATCGCGTGGAGACGAGCACGAACCCGCCGCGTAATTCAAGTTCACGCTCGAACCAGTCGTACGCCGTCCGGCGCTTGGTGCCCACCGGAAGACGTTCGATTACACGCTCCCCCACCAACCGGCCGATCGAATAGGGAACCAGGTCGCCGAGAAATGCACCGACCGTCGTCGCGGCGATGACCAGCAGGATATTCGTCTGCCCGGTCGCACCGGCGATTCCTGCGAGAATCACGACGGGTTCGCTCGGGATCAACGGAAGAAAAGAGTCGAGTAGGGATACCGCGATGAGGACGGCGTAGAGCACTGGCGATTCCATCAAGGACTCTGCGAGATTTATCCAGTCCGGCATCTGCTGACCGTCTCCTGCTTCATGGGTACGGAATTAATGGGCGATTCCCTGGATCCGGTTCGGCACGGCCGGACTCCGAGGCGAGCGGGCTGCCCCGTCGGCCGGTGTCAGGTGACGGGTGCCGTGGTGAGCATCCAGTGGCTGAACGCGGCGTAGCGTCGCGCGAATTCAGCCGCGTCGCCGGCGTGTTCGATGGCTGCGGAGTGCTCGCGAACCGTTTGGAAACGAGCACCGCGGGCGTGGTCGTAGGCGGCGAGTGCCTTGTCCAGGCCGGCCTCGGCCGTCAGGCTGCCGCACAGGACGCCGACGTCTTCGATGCCGAGAGTGCCGCCGGAAGCGATGTGGGGGGACAGCCCGTGCGCGGCGTCGCCGATCAGGGCGACGCGGGTGCTGGTCCAACGGGGCAGTTCCGGGACCAGCGTGATCTGGTTCTCCAGAATGGATTCCTCCGGCGTTTCGGCGATCATGGACAGCAGATCGTCGTTCCATCCCGCCTCGGCCAGCTGCCGTCCACGCTCCAGCGCCCGTTCGCGTTTGCTTCCGGTGAGCGGTCCGGCATCGAACTGGTTGACCATCCACACGGTCCGGCCAGGAGCGACCCGCGCGTACCCGCCGCGGGTTCGGCGATGGCCGACGGTGAGCACGGTGGTCTCCGACCTTTGGTTTCCGGTCGGCACGATCGCGCGCCAGGCGTAGTGGCCGGAGTGGTTCACGGCGTCACTCCCCGGCACCAACTGCTTGCGCACATTCGAGTGGACGCCGTCGGAGCCGATGAGAAGACCCGCGCGGATTGTCTCGCCGTTCGCGAGGTGCACGACGACGTCCGACTCGGTCTCGGTATATCCGGTCACGTGAGCGTCGACGTGGATTCGGTCGCGACCGATGGTGTCGGCCAACAGGTTGTTCAATTCGGGACGCGGCACGAGGAGGAACTGGTGATCGCTGTCGGTGTGACCCGGAGCGCGAACCGGATCTCCGGCAGGGGTGAAGAACCACATGTTCTGGTCGATTCCCATGGCACGGATTTCCGGGCCGATACCGAGGTGGTCGAACTGCCTCAACGCGTTGGCCCACAGTCCGATTCCCGCGCCGGCAGCTCGAATTCGTGGAGCCTTTTCCAGCACGATCACCTCATGGCCGATGATTTTGAGAGAGGCGGCAGCTGTGAGCCCCACCAGGCCACCGCCGACGATCACCGTGGAATTCGTGGACACTTCACATCTCCTTCGCGTGACGGACAAACATGAAAGGTCATGTCACGACACTACGAGCAGCCGCCACCTGATTCAAATATAATTAAATCAACGGGAGATTTACTTTCATGCATGTGACATGAGGGCCCGGCATGAGGGCCTCCGCCACCCCTAGGGTCCGACCCAGGGGCAACAGGGGGGCTAACCCCAGTGCCAGGCGGATGCCGTTTCCCTACCGTGGTGTGCATGACCGGTATGGACGCGACGGGCGCACACGACGCCGACCTGAAGAAGGAACTCAACGCCACCCTGCAGGCCCGCAGGGAACTGGGCGACGAGTACGAGTCCGCGTTGGTCGACTCGTTCCTCGAGAAGGTCGACCAGCGGATAGACGGCTCGGTGGAGCGCCGGGTACGGCGGCAGCTCGCCGAGCAGCAGATGGTGGTCGCGCGTGACTCGCGCGGGCCGAAGTCCACCGACACCTTCGGCGAGCGTTTCGGCTTCGGCATCGTCTCGCTGGTGCTGGCGATACCCCTGTCCGCGATCGGCGGCGGCGTCTCGGGCCTCCCCGGTCTGCTGGTCGCCTGGGGCGGCATCGTGGGTGTCAACGCGTTCCAGGCGGCACGCAGTTCGGCCTGGCTCTTCGGCAGCAGGCACCGCGGGTCCGGCGGCCAGGGCAGCGGCTGGGAGGACTGAGGACACTCCGGGGTGAGAAAGCTGTGCGCGGGGACCGCCGCACCCCCGTTGCCGGGGGGCGGGACGACGGCGGTCCCCGCGAGGGACGCGGGCCGGGTCAGGCCGGGCTGGCGCGTCCTGGGCGTCGGTGGAGGTCCGGGAGCCGCTCCGGAAGTCCGTGACGCCGTTTGGGTGCCGGCCTGGGCGGGGAGCCGCTCCCGCCCTTGCCGACATCCACCAATGTGCCGGACTCGTGTTAAGCGTGTGCTGCGCGGACGTGACGCCCTCGTACCACTTCCACGAAGTCTCCGTCGGAAAGGAATCGGAACGGGACATCGCGGCGGACACCGCAAGTTCCGTCCCGACACGCCCCGTTCACCGGACGTTCGCTACTGGTTGCCGCCCTTGGCCAGGAAGGCCAGCAGGTCCTGCCGGCTGACGACACCGGTCGGTTTGCCCTCGATCAGCACGATCGCCGCGTCGTGGGCGCCCAGTACGGACATCAGGTCGCCGACCGGTTCGCCGGAGCCGACCTGCGGCAGCGGCGCCGACATGTGCTTCTCCAGCGGGTCGTCGAGGGAGGCCCGCTGGGTGAACAGCGCGTCGAGCAGCTCGCGTTCGACGACCGACCCGACGACCTCCGCCGCCATGACGTCCGGGTGACCGGCGCCGGGCTTCACGATCGGCATCTGCGAGACGCCGTACTCACGCAGCACCTCGATGGCCTGGCCCACGGTCTCGTCCGGGTGCATATGGACGAGGGAGGGGATGTGGCCGTGCTCCTTGTAGTCGAGGACGTCGGCGACGCGGGCGGAGGGCCCGGTGTCCTCCAGGAAGCCGTAGTCGGCCATCCACTCGTCGTTGAAGATCTTGCTGAGGTACCCGCGCCCGCTGTCGGGCAGCAGGACGACGACCACGTCGTCGGGCCCGAGCCGCTCGGCGACCCGCAGTGCGGCGACGACGGCCATCCCGCAGGAGCCGCCCACCAGCAGGCCCTCCTCCTTGGCGAGCCGCCGGGTCATCTGGAAGGAGTCCTTGTCGGACACGGCGACGATCTCGTCGGCGACGGTCCGGTCGTAGGCGGTGGGCCAGAAGTCCTCGCCCACGCCCTCCACCAGGTACGGCCGCCCGGACCCCCCGGAGTACACGGACCCCTCCGGGTCGGCCCCGACGACCTGGACGCGCCCGTCACTGGCGTCCTTCAGGTAGCGCCCGGTCCCGGAGATGGTCCCGCCGGTGCCGACGCCCGCCACGAAGTGGGTGATCCGCCCCTCGGTCTGCTCCCACAGCTCGGGGCCGGTGGAGTGATAGTGCGAGAGGGGGTTGTGGGGGTTGGAGTACTGGTCGGGCTTCCAGGCGCCCGGCGTCTCACGCACCAGCCGGTCGGAGACGTTGTAGTACGAGTCCGGGTGCTCGGGGTCGACGGCGGTCGGGCAGACCACGACGTCCGCGCCGTACGCACGCATCACGTTGATCTTGTCGGTGGAGACCTTGTCAGGGCAGACGAAGATGCACTTGTAGCCCTTCTGCTGGGCCACGATGGCCAGCCCGACCCCGGTGTTTCCGCTGGTCGGCTCGACGATGGTGCCGCCGGGCCTGAGCTCCCCGCTCTGCTCCGCCGCCTCGATCATGCGCAGGGCGATGCGGTCCTTCACGGAGCCGCCGGGGTTGAAGTACTCGACCTTCGCGAGGA is a window of Streptomyces sp. B21-083 DNA encoding:
- a CDS encoding inositol monophosphatase family protein, coding for MSQELLAATVAAVRRAGALMMTRYSTESRPSALPELLANLRANDAAVVGTLRPALTEALPSAGWLNDEHGSGPLATGDWWLIDPVGGNVNAVHGMPDWNIGVSLVRDGRPVLAVLYFPVLDEMFTATEGGGAFLNGVRLRVSAKTSLDGALAGTGQAQPGHDPELAERMGSAFAAMTNSALHVRISVPVTHQLAQVAAGRMDLHWQFDNVRSHAAGVLLVQEAGGIVTDIDGKPWDLADGSYLAAAPGVHAAALEVLTA
- a CDS encoding LysR family transcriptional regulator encodes the protein MQLDLNLLTVLDALLEEGSVMGAAERLHLSSPAVSRTLGRLRAVTGDDILVRTGHSMTPTPYAVSVREDVHRLVRQAREVLSPIRELNLAELDRTFTIQCHDAVAASLVPVLVGRIQQLAPGVQLRVLAENTVDTDDLRHGRVDLELGGGRPGLPEFRSEPLGDDRLVVAMRADHPCAAGLDLASYAAQPHVVISRRGRLTAPIDDALAAEGLRRRVVAAVATVSGALQIAARGDALVTCTAIFSRPLITAFGLLTRPLPIESPAATINCNWHQRYDSDPAHAWLREQVRASLEEITAC
- a CDS encoding NAD(P)-dependent oxidoreductase; this translates as MNLTVLAASGQTGIALTRQALRRGHTVTAIARDPDRIALPDSPHLRKVAGDVNDAASIAAAVDGDSVVLSALGTDRAGILLTGARAVVAAGPRRVIWLGAYGTGRSAEVAGEGAGMLAKVLGDRLADKVEADDTVLAAGGTVFHAGMLADGPESPSRRTVGLEAAPPFDLGAKVSRETVAAAMLDEAETPGFPGAVALPLAE
- a CDS encoding DedA family protein — encoded protein: MPDWINLAESLMESPVLYAVLIAVSLLDSFLPLIPSEPVVILAGIAGATGQTNILLVIAATTVGAFLGDLVPYSIGRLVGERVIERLPVGTKRRTAYDWFERELELRGGFVLVSTRFIPVGRYLATGTAGVVRYPLRKFMLYVAISTATWSAYTALSGYLGGVFFQENTLLAVAVGVGLAFAVTGTVELARYVRRRRLRLGN
- a CDS encoding FAD-dependent oxidoreductase, translated to MIVGGGLVGLTAAASLKIIGHEVIVLEKAPRIRAAGAGIGLWANALRQFDHLGIGPEIRAMGIDQNMWFFTPAGDPVRAPGHTDSDHQFLLVPRPELNNLLADTIGRDRIHVDAHVTGYTETESDVVVHLANGETIRAGLLIGSDGVHSNVRKQLVPGSDAVNHSGHYAWRAIVPTGNQRSETTVLTVGHRRTRGGYARVAPGRTVWMVNQFDAGPLTGSKRERALERGRQLAEAGWNDDLLSMIAETPEESILENQITLVPELPRWTSTRVALIGDAAHGLSPHIASGGTLGIEDVGVLCGSLTAEAGLDKALAAYDHARGARFQTVREHSAAIEHAGDAAEFARRYAAFSHWMLTTAPVT
- a CDS encoding cystathionine beta-synthase, translated to MQFHDSMISLVGNTPLLRLNSVTAGIQATVLAKVEYFNPGGSVKDRIALRMIEAAEQSGELRPGGTIVEPTSGNTGVGLAIVAQQKGYKCIFVCPDKVSTDKINVMRAYGADVVVCPTAVDPEHPDSYYNVSDRLVRETPGAWKPDQYSNPHNPLSHYHSTGPELWEQTEGRITHFVAGVGTGGTISGTGRYLKDASDGRVQVVGADPEGSVYSGGSGRPYLVEGVGEDFWPTAYDRTVADEIVAVSDKDSFQMTRRLAKEEGLLVGGSCGMAVVAALRVAERLGPDDVVVVLLPDSGRGYLSKIFNDEWMADYGFLEDTGPSARVADVLDYKEHGHIPSLVHMHPDETVGQAIEVLREYGVSQMPIVKPGAGHPDVMAAEVVGSVVERELLDALFTQRASLDDPLEKHMSAPLPQVGSGEPVGDLMSVLGAHDAAIVLIEGKPTGVVSRQDLLAFLAKGGNQ